One Brassica napus cultivar Da-Ae chromosome C4, Da-Ae, whole genome shotgun sequence genomic region harbors:
- the LOC106444952 gene encoding methyl-CpG-binding domain-containing protein 4, producing the protein MEEEELGNAVTPRAKKDVAPGRVVDTYAAQCDTCHKWRVIDSQEEYEDIRSRVLEDPFTCDKKKQVSCEDPADLDYDSSRTWVIDKPGIPKTPKGFKRSLVLRKDYSKMDTYYITPAGKKLRSRNEVASFIETNPEFKDAPLRDFTFTVPKVMEDTCPPDAKLASPAVTTTDDVSEKSFKPKPFKG; encoded by the exons ATGGAGGAGGAAGAGCTCGGTAACGCAGTGACACCAAGAGCCAAG AAAGACGTTGCTCCAGGGAGGGTGGTCGATACCTATGCGGCACAATGCGATACTTGTCACAAGTGGAGAGTGATTGATAGCCAGGAGGAGTACGAGGACATCAGGAGTAGAGTGCTGGAGGACCCTTTTACCTGCGATAAGAAGAAACAAGTCTCTTGCGAAGACCCTGCTGATCTTGACTATGATTCCTCTCGAACCTGGGTCATCGACAAGCCTGGTATCCCCAAAACTCCCAAAGGTTTCAAGAGGAGCCTTGTCCTCAGAAAAGACTACTCCAAGATGGATACTTACTACATTACTCCAGCTGGTAAGAAGCTGAGGAGTCGCAATGAAGTCGCATCCTTCATCGAAACCAATCCAGAGTTCAAGGATGCACCGCTTCGAGACTTCACTTTCACTGTCCCAAAGGTCATGGAAGACACTTGTCCTCCTGATGCTAAGCTTGCCTCTCCTGCTGTTACTACTACTGATGATGTTTCAGAGAAGAGCTTCAAACCCAAGCCATTCAAAGGatag
- the LOC125585204 gene encoding uncharacterized protein LOC125585204, which translates to MFELDLSPSLFYNTEECYRIQKSCDRREKGRAVMVITTSSSTILIGEEGVEIRPSEESTPTHSHRRRWSTPIESGVESLDERLTFRSLTDHEGTDHRGADDFYLGGEISAWGPFGPPLLKESRPIAPPQMPLPKRTEAVVELRRGRSVTRKRDLPPYLTTLDCNGRPRFHHRRVRSEGRLEIASVAVSIPEIVSVRGREGLRIGTVRISQDEGEHNH; encoded by the coding sequence ATGTTCGAGTTAGATTTAAGCCCATCTTTGTTTTATAACACGGAAGAATGCTATCGCATCCAGAAGAGTTGCGATCGTAGAGAGAAAGGAAGAGCGGTTATGGTAATCACGACGTCATCCTCTACGATTCTCATCGGAGAAGAAGGCGTAGAGATCCGTCCATCAGAGGAGAGTACACCAACACATTCTCATCGACGGCGTTGGAGCACCCCGATTGAATCCGGCGTCGAATCTCTCGACGAGAGGCTCACCTTCAGATCTCTGACGGATCACGAGGGAACGGATCACCGAGGTGCTGACGATTTTTATCTAGGCGGCGAAATATCGGCGTGGGGACCGTTTGGACCGCCGTTACTGAAGGAGTCGAGACCAATTGCGCCGCCGCAGATGCCACTTCCGAAGAGGACGGAAGCGGTTGTAGAACTGAGGAGAGGGAGAAGCGTGACGAGGAAGCGAGATCTGCCGCCATATCTGACGACGCTTGATTGTAACGGACGGCCGAGATTTCATCATAGGAGGGTGAGAAGCGAAGGGCGGTTGGAGATTGCCAGCGTGGCAGTGAGTATACCGGAGATCGTTAGCGTACGTGGAAGAGAAGGACTCAGAATCGGAACAGTGAGAATCAGTCAAGATGAAGGCGAACATAATCACTGA
- the LOC106444954 gene encoding uncharacterized protein LOC106444954 — MMSRGMRPKQSKLVVSFMFWGFLVLSSATEDLLVVSQCKNQCKHDLHNMKECEDRCDKKMMMMDQEELILEDGEGIYQRCVTACPRTTKETMAATEKQEVGRSYGPLQTKCNRKCTSPYTPLKRCISQCLKPMVGKKIMDNEVICESSCSILQEKPLIVRCTRVCHESTPGAVGLVLLEK, encoded by the coding sequence ATGATGAGTAGAGGCATGAGACCAAAACAATCGAAGTTAGTAGTCAGCTTTATGTTTTGGGGTTTTCTGGTGTTGTCAAGTGCAACAGAAGATCTGCTGGTGGTATCTCAGTGTAAGAACCAATGCAAACATGATCTCCACAACATGAAAGAGTGTGAAGATAGGTGTGAcaaaaagatgatgatgatggaccAAGAGGAACTCATTTTAGAAGATGGAGAAGGCATCTATCAACGCTGCGTGACGGCTTGCCCTCGTACCACAAAAGAGACGATGGCGGCCACAGAGAAGCAAGAAGTAGGAAGAAGTTATGGGCCTTTACAGACAAAATGCAACAGGAAATGCACTTCTCCTTACACACCCCTTAAAAGATGCATATCCCAATGCTTAAAGCCCATGGTTGGGAAGAAGATCATGGACAACGAGGTAATCTGCGAGTCCTCATGCAGCATCCTTCAAGAGAAACCGCTCATTGTAAGATGCACCAGGGTTTGCCACGAGAGTACTCCCGGAGCTGTTGGCTTAGTTCTACTTGAGAAATAG